Below is a genomic region from Caballeronia sp. SBC1.
GCAGCACGGCAGCGAAACCGCGCCGGTCGATCAGCATGCCGAGCGCGTAGTTGCCCGCGAGGCCACCAAGCCAGAGCGCGGTGCCCGCCACTACTGCCCGGTTCGACGAATACCCCGCACCGCTCGTCAACACCGGTATCCATGCTGCGAGGAAATACGCGCACAGCATATTGGCAAAGTTCGCGACCCAAAGCAGCAGCGTGACGATCCGGCGGTTATCGCCGAATAATGTAGCCAGTGCATGACCCCCGAGCCCCTTGCGGATTTCTTCGCGGGTCGGCGGCAGTATGGGCACCGTGGCGCCGGGCGCCACACGGTGAAGCAACAGCAACGTCCTTGGCGCTTGCGGATGGCGAAGCAGGTAAAACTGCAGCGATTCGGGAAGCACCGCAAGCATCGAAAAAGAAAGCAACGCTGTGAGCAAAGCGCCCGCATAAAAAACGCCGCTCCATCCGAACGGTGCAATCACAAGCACCGCAATGGCTCCGCCAACCACGCCGCCCACGATGTAGCCCGAGGACACCGCCATCATCAGACTGACGCGAACGCGTGCCGGACTGTATTCGCCCGCCAGCGCCATTGCATTCGGAACGATTACGCCCATCCCGATGCCTGCGGCGAAACGTATGGCGATCAGTGTGCCGACCGAGTGGGCGGCCGGCGTGAGCACCATGCAAAGCGCAACCCAGGCGGTCGCCGCGATCAGTACGGGACGGCGGCCGATCTCGTCTGCCAGTCCCGCAAGCGCGAGCGATCCAACGAA
It encodes:
- a CDS encoding MFS transporter, producing MASAGEESAFSLFDERPVSAVQWRVIGLCALCMVIDGYDVQAMAYAAPALIRTWGAGRSILGPVFGAGLLGMFVGSLALAGLADEIGRRPVLIAATAWVALCMVLTPAAHSVGTLIAIRFAAGIGMGVIVPNAMALAGEYSPARVRVSLMMAVSSGYIVGGVVGGAIAVLVIAPFGWSGVFYAGALLTALLSFSMLAVLPESLQFYLLRHPQAPRTLLLLHRVAPGATVPILPPTREEIRKGLGGHALATLFGDNRRIVTLLLWVANFANMLCAYFLAAWIPVLTSGAGYSSNRAVVAGTALWLGGLAGNYALGMLIDRRGFAAVLPGNFALGGVAIVGISYFHASPPAAFVCIAFAGFCILGGQSGLNALAVAIYPTRSRATGAGWALGFGRLGAVLGPLVGGQLMALAWSVDQILLMSAVPTVLAAVAVGGLGRIHGRRGKQIELSRSDA